Proteins from one Malania oleifera isolate guangnan ecotype guangnan chromosome 4, ASM2987363v1, whole genome shotgun sequence genomic window:
- the LOC131152996 gene encoding transcription factor MYB61 encodes MGRHSCCYKQKLRKGLWSPEEDEKLLRHITKYGHGCWSSVPKLAGLQRCGKSCRLRWINYLRPDLKRGAFSQQEENLIIELHAVLGNRWSQIAAQLPGRTDNEIKNLWNSCIKKKLRQRGIDPNTHKPLCEVEMAEKNPLPAQRSNSNEELNLIEAENQLERYPLEVSNPEPKININKSNEEANTTTTTTQDFFSTSTCRPSELVGHPSFQQLNYGINSVPTLCCFSQNSFSAVESVGSLNINGVHNWETSNTTATFNNNGRNSIELQGNGSHFENNFFLWGQSESGKSGKETQIDHHLEGGVPEPIKWSEYGLHAPFILGAAIQNQISQPIYNSEIKAETEFTTDGSSGGGAWHQNQPLQAPDIYNKDIQRLAAAFGQIF; translated from the exons ATGGGGAGGCACTCTTGCTGCTACAAGCAGAAGCTGAGAAAAGGCCTGTGGTCTCCTGAAGAAGATGAGAAGCTTCTGAGGCACATAACCAAGTATGGACATGGGTGTTGGAGCTCTGTTCCCAAACTGGCAG GTTTGCAACGGTGTGGGAAGAGCTGCAGGTTAAGGTGGATTAACTACCTGAGGCCTGACTTGAAAAGAGGGGCATTCTCACAACAGGAAGAGAACCTCATCATCGAACTCCATGCAGTCTTAGGCAACAg ATGGTCTCAGATAGCTGCTCAGCTACCAGGAAGAACTGATAATGAAATAAAGAATTTATGGAACTCTTGTATAAAGAAGAAGCTGAGGCAGAGAGGCATTGACCCCAACACTCACAAGCCTCTCTGCGAGGTTGAGATGGCAGAGAAGAATCCTCTCCCAGCCCAAAGAAGCAACAGCAATGAAGAACTGAACCTCATTGAGGCAGAGAATCAATTGGAAAGGTACCCACTTGAAGTTTCTAATCCTGAACCCAAGATTAACATCAACAAAAGCAATGAAGAAGcaaacaccaccaccaccaccacccagGATTTCTTCAGCACCAGCACCTGCAGGCCTTCTGAACTGGTGGGTCATCCCTCCTTTCAGCAGTTGAATTATGGAATAAACTCAGTCCCCACTCTCTGCTGCTTCAGCCAAAACTCTTTTTCAGCAGTTGAATCAGTTGGTTCTCTCAATATCAATGGAGTGCACAACTGGGAAACCAGTAACACCACTGCTACCTTCAATAACAATGGCAGAAACAGCATTGAACTGCAGGGAAATGGGTCCCACTTTGAGAACAACTTCTTCTTGTGGGGACAATCAGAGAGTGGGAAATCTGGGAAAGAAACCCAAATCGATCACCACTTGGAAGGTGGTGTTCCAGAACCCATCAAATGGTCAGAATATGGACTCCATGCCCCATTTATACTTGGAGCTGCAATACAGAATCAAATCTCTCAACCCATTTACAACAGTGAGATCAAAGCAGAAACAGAGTTCACAACAGATGGCTCAAGTGGTGGTGGTGCTTGGCATCAGAACCAGCCTTTACAAGCGCCAGATATATATAATAAGGATATTCAGAGACTAGCTGCAGCTTTTGGGCAGATTTTTTAG